A DNA window from Phaeobacter sp. A36a-5a contains the following coding sequences:
- a CDS encoding SPFH domain-containing protein, whose amino-acid sequence MGIFDFLKGEFIDVIHWTDDTNDTLVWRFEREGHAIKYGAKLTVREGQAAVFVHEGQLADVFTPGLYMLETNNMPIMTTLQHWDHGFQSPFKSEIYFVDTTRFNDLKWGTKNPIMARDPEFGPVRLRAFGTYSIRVVDPARFLSEIVGTDGEFTMDEISFQIRNIIVQQVSRVLAGSGIPVLDMAANTADLGKLVAAEISATVAEYGIAIPELYIENISLPAAVEQALDKRTQMGIVGDLGRYTQFSAAEAMTAAAQAPNSGMGAGMGMGMGMAMAQQMAQMAQPGAAAHAAGQTSGPWGARPAPAAPQAAAPVAPPPPPVEHVWHIAENGQTTGPYSKARLGRMAQEGGLRRDSLVWTPGQDGWKAAGDVIELAQLFTIMPPPPPPPPPTPPAG is encoded by the coding sequence ATGGGTATTTTCGACTTTCTCAAGGGAGAGTTCATCGACGTCATCCACTGGACCGACGACACCAACGACACGCTGGTCTGGCGGTTCGAGCGCGAAGGCCACGCGATCAAATACGGCGCCAAGCTGACGGTGCGCGAAGGTCAGGCGGCGGTTTTTGTGCATGAAGGTCAGCTGGCCGATGTCTTCACCCCCGGTCTCTACATGCTGGAGACCAACAACATGCCGATCATGACCACCCTGCAACATTGGGATCACGGCTTTCAGTCGCCGTTCAAATCCGAGATCTACTTTGTCGACACCACCCGGTTCAATGATCTGAAGTGGGGCACCAAGAACCCGATCATGGCGCGCGATCCGGAGTTCGGGCCGGTCCGTCTGCGCGCCTTTGGCACCTATAGCATCCGGGTGGTGGACCCGGCCCGGTTCCTGAGCGAGATCGTCGGCACCGATGGTGAGTTCACCATGGATGAAATCTCCTTCCAGATCCGCAATATCATCGTCCAGCAGGTGAGCCGGGTGCTGGCAGGCTCCGGCATTCCGGTTCTGGATATGGCTGCAAATACCGCCGATCTGGGCAAGCTGGTGGCGGCAGAGATTTCCGCCACGGTGGCCGAATACGGCATCGCGATCCCCGAGCTCTATATCGAGAATATCTCGCTGCCCGCCGCGGTCGAACAGGCGCTGGACAAGCGCACCCAGATGGGAATCGTCGGTGATCTTGGCCGTTACACGCAGTTCTCCGCCGCCGAGGCGATGACCGCCGCCGCCCAGGCGCCCAATAGTGGCATGGGGGCCGGAATGGGCATGGGGATGGGCATGGCAATGGCCCAGCAGATGGCGCAGATGGCGCAGCCGGGTGCCGCCGCTCATGCAGCGGGTCAGACCAGCGGTCCCTGGGGCGCGCGGCCCGCACCCGCTGCGCCGCAGGCCGCCGCGCCGGTGGCGCCGCCGCCTCCACCGGTGGAACATGTCTGGCACATCGCCGAGAACGGTCAGACCACCGGCCCCTATTCCAAGGCCCGACTGGGGCGAATGGCACAGGAGGGCGGATTGCGCCGGGACAGCCTGGTCTGGACACCCGGTCAGGACGGCTGGAAGGCGGCAGGCGATGTCATCGAACTGGCGCAGCTGTTCACCATCATGCCACCGCCGCCTCCGCCACCGCCGCCCACACCGCCTGCTGGCTGA